The bacterium genomic interval TGCTTTCCCTCGACCTCGAAATATTCCGGTTTGATATCCTCAAATCCCTCGATAGGTGAGCGACCTGTTTGTTCCGAAGTAAGAACTTCAACGATAAAATACTTTGGAGATTCGCCCTCGCTGGGACTGAGCACTAAAGGGGCATTTAAGTCTTTTTTTTCGCCTAAAGGAACATTTTGAGCCACAAAAACGGCAGGGCTCATCCGTAAAGCATGAAGAGTGGGGATAATAAAAAGGGCGATGCAAATGCACCGCCCGATTACCTTAAAAATCATCATGGCGTGGTTGCGACAACAAAAACGGTTATTGTATGTTCACAACCGTCAGAAGCCGTAAGAGGCGCTGTAAGCTTAGAGTAAAGACGCCAGCTCTCTCCAGCTACAGTGGAATTCACCAGGTCTGCTGCAGGAAGAGATGCGCCGTCGATGATATCATAATCTCCAGTGGCGGGCGCAGTGGAAACATCACCTACTCCCATCTCTAGAAGGTATGTATCTACTCCGCTAGCGGCACCAGCTACCCAAGCGGTAGGAGTTCCGAATCCACATGCCGTAGGAGCCAAGGAGGTGCTGTATGTTTCAAAATCAAGCGCTACATTGCTCTCGTTATCGACCAGGATATGAGTTCCTACTGAGGTGGTAGTCATCTCAGATGTTGCTCCCGCATTAACATTATCAATTGGCCAATTAGGGTATGGTGCCGAATCGGCGGCATTGCGAAGTGAAAAATCGATGTAGTTAACGGTCACCGTGATCGTAAAACTCTCGGATTCCTGAGCATAAAGAGCTCCAACTGCAAGTATGACGAAAATCGCCAAAACAATCCTTTTCATTTCTTCCTTTCGGTAAATATATTTATAATCTATATCAAATGTAAAATTTTATACTCAATACCCGGGTATAACCGATGGCACGGCTGTAAATCTAGTTTGCAAGCGATGTCGTTCGCCAGCATAGCCTTCGATTGGAGCTATGAACCATCCATTAAAATATCTTTCTTCGCCTGATGTAATATTATTTTCTATGCGAATAGGAGTCTCAAAAACACTCTGTGCGTCGGCAAAATTTGGAGAAACAGGCGGAGTATTATAGCTAGCCCACAATAAAGCAAATGTATCAATACCTGCATCTTCCGATATTGTCCAAATAGGCCACAACGAGTCTATTGTTGTGCTATCTGGGGCATCCCAGGCCGAACATAAAATATCCACCGATATATTGCTACGGTTAATTACTTTAACCAATTCGTCGAAATCGGTAATAGCTGTATCTCCAGGAACCAAATCAGAAATCCACCAAGCAATATAATTCCCGCCGGATATATATTCAAGAGAGATTTCTATATAATTGATTGTAATGTTTATAGAAAAAACGTCACTTTGGGCAAAAATGGGGGTAAGCAACAAAAAAAAGAGAGTAAGTAATAAAATATTTCTTTTCATATAGGTTTTCTAAACCGAGCTATAAAGGGTTTTCAAGTCAACAAATCATAGTTTAAATAAAAAATATCTATTTTCAACATTAATCCTATGTTGCAATAAGTTAAATGCAATCGATATAATGTCTATTAATATTGGCTTTAAACACAATATGTCCACAAAATCTTTTATTTTACCTTCAGATAGTTAGTCTTAGGATTAAATCAGCTATAAAAGCTTAGAAGCAACATTGTATAGATTACCAAAATTGACAAATTACTTTTATTTTTTATATTTCACTATGATTATAACTATTAATTATGGAGATATTTATCTTTATGGCAAAGATAATAAAAAATAACGATCAAACCGAAAAACAGCCAGAAAGTTTTTCTGAAAAAAGATATACCCAGTTTCGAGATAGGCTAATTCGGGTGAGAACCACTAATCGCCTTTGGACTGTGCTTGAAAACCAGAATTTTTTCACTTGCGGTTACTGTGGACACAAAATGGCCCTTTATTCTCCACTTTCATTGACCGGAAGGGAAGAGGAACCGAGTATGTTCTACGGCTGTAGTCGCCGTTGTGAATCAAGTGGTATTCATAGATATCAGTTTATAGATACAAAATTAATAAAATTCATTTATGAAAGATTTCGCGGGCTTTTCCCTAATTTAAAGGGGGATTCCAAACATGTTAAAAAGCTAACAAAAAAATTCGAAGAGATAGCTCGTCACGATGCAAAACGCCGCCATCTTTTAGAATTACTGCCGCATGCCGGTTTCAATAGAGATGATCTTCTTAAAGAACTTATTAATTTAGAAGAAACAATTGAAAGTATGCGAGATAATGTTTCTGGGTTTTCGAAAAAGAAGCCTGAAAAAAGCACGCTTTTTGCACCGATATTTCTTGCGGAAACTCCCGGAGAACTTTTGACACTCGATTTACTCTATCTGAGAGAACTTGTTGGCGCAGCCATATATCGTATTAGATTTTTTAACGAAACACTCGTGCTCCGAGTTACCCCGTTGACAGAGGAAGAACATCGGTTTAATAGAGAAGGCGGTGGCAAATTATTCAATATTCACCTTCAGTATGACCCGCGAAGCCTGGATATGAAAACCATTTCAAATGACGAAGAAAATGAAGACAAATCTGAAACACCCGCTAAGGAAGACAGGAAAAAATACGCCTTTGAAAGAGTAGATGTCGATTTTATCATGAAAGATGAAGAACCGGAAAGCGATTATGCTGGACACACTCGAAGCGCCGAGAAAGTCGATCTAGAGCTGTTATTAACTGAACCTGGTTCTACCAAAGAAAAGGAGATATTAAAACAGCGAGCTAAAAAACCTAAGGACGACAATAAGAAGGTCTAGTTATTTTATACCAAATATCGAATTCTAGGCTTAATTTTGTATAGAACTTGAAAATAATAAAAAAACACTTGAATTATTGAAATATCCGTTTATACTCTACGTGTAAAAGTTTTGAAGCCGTGGCCGCGGCCAATTGGGAGGTCCAAATGGCACGGATATGGTTTATAAGGTTAGCCAGCTTGTTAATGTTGGCTATTTTTGTTTTCCCGGTTTACCCAAATCTTACAACAATTCCAATAAATGATTCGCAAGGCTCGCCTGGTGCGGCATATATATTTGCAGAATCCAAGGCATACACTAGTTGGATGGAAAGAGGAACATTCGACGCTGGGCTTGCCACTGAATATGGTGAAGTGCCAATTTTGTGGAGTGCAAGCGCTCTCAATAGGGGAAATTTCCTTTGGCCGGACACGCTTAGTTCGATGCGACCTTTTGATTTTGGTTTTGGAGATGAATACAGTCCCACTAATTATCCAAAAGCGTTTTCCATTTCAATTCCCGGAGAAAAATCTATTGCGATTATTAAAGGCTCTGTCCTAGATGATTATGGCATGAGTTGCACATGGCAATATCCATATTACACTCAACTATTTAATGGCCTCGAACTCCCTGCGAATGTTGTCCAAAGCCTTGTAGATTCACAGGTAGTGTCTTTCGATTGGCGGACGCGTGTTGTCATTATTCCTGCATTCTCGACAGCATCTGGAAGCCTTGCTGTTTATATGGACGAAACAGTCGAGCGTTATCCAGACCTAGGGCTTGCTTTAAACGAATTTCTTTCTTCGGGTGGAACAATCTATACTGAAGGAAACGCGTCATACCTTCTTGAGGCCTACGGAATACTCCCATCTGGCAGCATCGATATAAACGACAGAGTGGAGGGCGCGGTTAGCGGATTTTGTGATGTAGAACGGGTCAATCAAGAACACCCGCTTGGATTCTATATTTCTACAAATGGAGTCTATACGGTTCTCGGGCCGACATTTAACATTGCAGAAATGGATACAATATTAAGGATTCTTTCAAGCTGGGATTCCGACGATATTGGTAAACCGTTGGTTGGAATCGTTCATCCAACAGGTGGCGGAAGGATTCTCCTTAACGCAGGAATGCCCACAACAGGTATTATAACCTCAGGGGATGAACGGCAATGGCAATACTCTGCTAACGCAATTCTTTCCGCATTCGCGGAAAGGGCTATGCATGTCCGTAGCGTGCTTACCGGTGTCGCTACAGACTCGGTCGATGTCGCGCCTATCGCTTTACCGGTCAACCGTGCGGAGGAATTTGAAGTAACGATTAGACTTAGGAATCTCTGGAATGCGCCAATTACTAATGTGTCTGTGACCGAACAGCTCGTGGGAATATTCAGTTATGTAGCTACTCTTTCCGGACCAGCACCATCTTCAGTAACATCATCGAGTATCACCTATAATATTGGAACCATTCCCGCTAACGGTGAATTGATAATTGTTTATAGACTCACTACTCCACCTGAAGATGATCCGAAATGGTCAGATATCGACGATTACATGTTCGATGATAATCGAGGATATTGTCGCATATCCAGTAGCACCATGTTTTTCACAGATCCGGTCGAGGGAATAGAGCGCTGGATATACAGAAATAGCATAAAGGGGAGATTCCTCTTTGAAGCTGATATTGTTGCCGATGCTGATCTTAATTGGAAGAACATATTGGGAGAATACTTCCAGCCTTTTAAAATATGGTCGATTTTCGAGAACAAGGAGAGGACCGCAGGTTTAAACACTAAGTATGTGCAATATATTCCGCTCGACATTCCTATTTATTGGGTCGATCCCATGTCCATTCCGATTATCCGCACTCCAGGCGGACGGTTTGTTGACCTATTGAGGGGCGATTATGATGTAAATAGAAACGGTGAGATCGATCCGGGAGAAGTATATAGAGATATGGATGGCGACGGTAATCCCGATGCTTGGCTAGATGTAAATACCATGCACCCCGCGCCGGATACCATGATTTATGAAGAAATCTATTGGTTCAATCCATGGTCGGATGAGTTCGAGGATATCGATGGCGATGGAATTCACCCTGTTGATATAGATGACGATGGCATATTCGAAGTTGAAGACCCTGACGATAAGATTCGAGCGCTCAGGTGCGAATGGACTTGGAACCTTGATCCCTTCCCGGGATACACTTGGTTCGATCCCTATGCCAGTTGGGAACTTTGGATTGATCCGCCACCGCTTGTTGGCATGGCTCTTGGCGCAGCCGAGGCAGCCGGCAGCCTTTCAGTAGATGTCGATACTATCTCCGAGATAGGCGATGAACCATATTATTACAGCAATTGGGAAGATTGGATGGAGTTCGATACTCTTGCGGGTGAAATTATTTGGAAGCGACTTGTTTATGTCCATTTCGGGGCTTATGAGGGCTTCGTTTTTGTGGACGACGGCGATGTTGTCCCCGATCCCGATGCTATCGATGTCGGGCATGTGCCGTGGCCAAGAAGAGAATACATCGCGGTTCTTAATCTAGGCGGCAATGAACCGACTATGACAAGCCCCTGGTGTGATTCAAGTAGATATAGTTGGATCGAGTATAATACGATTTGGGGCGAGCCTATCAAAAAGAAGACGCCGATTCGTGTGAGCTACACTTATTACACGCCACTACCAAATCCTCTTCAGTTCGAGTATATTAGCGCAACCTATGAGATAACCGATCCAACAAGTCATGAGCAGATGCAGTATTTGCCCAAGTATGGCGACGCCGATCTTACTTTCAATCTTTGCGCAAGCACGGAGTATAGTAGGTATTGGTTAAAGGTCGTTGGGCAAGATTGGGGCGAGTTCGATTTCGATTATGATGGAGAGGGGAGAGGCTGGCTCCAGACCTCACCTGTGCCTGATAGTTTAGGCGACGGTGTGGTTGGTTACATGGTGCATGAAATACCGAAGGGAATGGGTGGATATAGTATCGATCTTCCGCGCGATGCTTTTGGTAATATTGATGTATCCGAGCTTGTAGATGGTTTCAGGCCATATATGCACCACGACTCGGTTAGCGATACAATAATCGTATCAGAACTACCGTTTAAATGGCAGATATTAATCCCGCAGATACTTATTCCGCCTGCTCTCGATGACGATGACTTCGATGGTGAAGACGACTGGGATGACGATTTTGGCGATAGGTTCGTGAGTGGAACGGGTTACCTTCACGATGTCTATCCTCCGCTTTTTGGCGAGGATGCAGAGGACAGTTTTGCGGTGAATCCATGGACGTTCTTCCCAATCGAAGGCGACCTTGCCGAACCCCATGAGGGATGGTGTCCGGGAGCTGACAGCTCTTATGGAGACGACCTATGTGAACATCTGGGCGAAACTCGCCTCACTGTTCATGTGACCTATGAAGGTAAAGGCTATGAAGGCCCTGTCGAGATCAACAAAGGGGTATGGCTTGTTAACGAGGAAATCTTCGGGGGATCGCCATGGGTGCAGTGGTCGCACGCTCAGTTCGCTTTTGCTAAAGGGCATAATATTTCTCTATGGCCACAAGCTAATCCAACAGTAATCCCAATTCATCCTGATACCGTTCTTCTTCAATGGCAGATATCCGAGACCGAGGAACCGGTCGAATTCGATATTCTATATGATCCATATCTCGATGGCACAGGTTATGGCGATGTTACAATTACAACCCATGTTGGCGGCAGAGAACCATCGAGCTTGTTCCAACCCGATGCATATTGGAATGCCCGCATAGATCCCATATATGAACCAGTTACATTAACAGCTATACCATGGGCATCTTCAGCAGATTCCGCTTTGCATGAAGCCGGGTATCCAAGGACAGAAACCGGAACTTTTTTACAGATAGTAGTCGAAGTCGATAATAACACAGGCAATCATTGGTATCAAACAACCGTCACACCGGATATTTCAGCTTTAGGTTCCAGTGAGTTATTCCTTTGGTATGGTTGCTATCCCAGACCTTTCGTGCCTCAACATGTTGTCTTCGATTCGACTGGCGAACCAACGATTATCCCCGGTGACGATCCGAGAACTTTTACTGCTGGTTGGAGATTCAATCCAAGCGCAGATGAGGTTCTGTTCCAGGTTGGCGATACCGATGGAAGCATAATGATCCCCGAGATACAATCATCAAGACGGGCATATTATATTTATCACATTAAGCTCGATCCCAACTTGCCGGTCGGCGTTCATGAGATACCTATGGTGGTTTCGGCATTCGAAAAACATTATACCGATCCCGGGCCGGGTGTTCCAGTTTCGTATAATGTTCCAACGGCTCTGTTTGCGATTGTTCGCCGCGATTTTTCTGATGGTTCGATCGACGAATATGCCGAGATAATTCGCGGTCAGGCGGTTTTATCTAATATCGAAACCGAGCTCGAGACCTATGTATCGATTGAGAATCCATCGACAGACGTGAAGTGGGCATTCAGCAGGCCGACTCTTACGAATTGGCCAACTCTCACAAATGTTTCCGGCGCTTCGGTTGCAGGGAGCAGGTTCTCAGCTCCGATACCCTCGGAGGTCGGTATGCCTTGGCCACCTAATGTGGACGTTAACCTTTTCTGGATAGCCGCAAAGGCCATTGTTGAAGCACCCTATGCCGCTGATGAGCTTCCTTTGGACGAGGGTGCAACCTTGCGCTATAATGATTTTATGGGTATTCCACGGTCAAAAACCTGTGGCGATATCGATGTCACGGCGCGAGGCGCGCTTATGCGTATGGCCAAACGCGTTAGCGAAGTGAATGGCGTTCCTATCGGCGACGATGGTTATTATGTGCTCGAGCAGGGGCACAACGAGATGATAATAGATATGGTAGCTACCAATATCGGTAACGATATCGCCTATAATATCGCCATTGAGGGGCAAGTTGGAGCCGATGCTTCGTTCATTTCGGCTGACGATACCTATCCTTATACCTATAATGAAGATACTAAAATTGTCTATTGGTTGAATTTCGCGCATATTCCACCGGGGGAGGAGCGCATTATACCTGTCAGAATCGAAATCGAACGCACAGAAGATGATGATCTCCTTGAACTATTCTGCGCTTTTGCGGCAGAATTCTGGGACAGCCTGGACCTTGACAGCGAAACAAGGGCGGTGCGCTACAGACCGGAGGATAGCGATACTATATTCTATGGCGTCGATCTTTACTTTGAGGATGGCGATCTTTCCGTTTCGCAAGCTGAATTCGAGTTAGGCGATGCGATTACATTAAACGCACAAGTGAGAATTGGAGGAAATACAACCGCGAAGAACACTGTAGTGCGCTTTATGGAGGGCACTCAACAGATCGGTTCTGATAAGATTATCCCAGAGCTTAATCCAGCAGATAGTTTTACTATCGTGAGTACACCTTATACAATTCAGGACGAATATAAGGTTCTTTATGTAATGGTCGATCCGGATAGCTTGATGGGGGAACTCGACGAGAAGAATAATCTCACTATGTTCGAGTTATATACAGGTAAAGGTTCTCCTCTCAGAGAAGTCCAGAATTTCCCAAATCCTTTTAAGGACTACACTGAGTTCACTTATGTTTTAACCAAACCTATGGTTGATCTAACCGTTAAGGTCTTCACTGTGAGAGGGAGGCCGGTTCGAACCTTCGAATTATGTCCGACCGGTGTTGGATATAATTCCGTTGGTTGGGATGGACTTGATGAGATGGGAGACCAAATAGCAAATGGAACGTATATTTACAAGATAATCGCCGAGGATGGAGAAGGCGATAATTATGAATTCACAGAACGAATAGTCAGAATGAAATAACACATATTAATATTAATATTAATATGATCAAACAGGGCGGCCTTTCAAGGCCGCCCTTATATTTTTGCAGTTGAAACAACTTGCGAAATTTTTTTAGAGAAGTAAATTACTTCTATGCTTGTGCTGGGATTAGATACGGCTACTTCAATAAGCTCGATTGCATTGTATGATTCTGAGCTTGGGCGTTCTCTTGGCGAGATTTCCCTCGAAAGCATAGCACGACATTCCGAAAAACTGATACCTAACATAGATTTTCTCCTTTCTCAGAAACAACTCAGCTATGATTCAATCGATCTTATCGCTATCTCAATCGGACCCGGATCATTCACTGGTCTTAGAGTCGCGCTTTCTACTGTTAAGGGGATAGCTTATGCAAGCCATAAACCTGTTGTAGCAGTTGATAGCCTCATGGCGCGAGCATATGCTGGCGTTGGTATTATGGATAAGGTTGCATCTTGTCTCGATGCTAAAAGGGGCGAGGTTTTCGGCGGTATTTTCGCTGTGGGATCGAACAATTTAAGTATAATCAAAGAATCGGCGATATTTTCGATAGATAACTTTATAAATTCTTGTATAGAGAGCAAAACAAAGTTTTTAGTCACTGATTTGGCAGATCAGGCGGTAGTTAAACCATTTATAGATTCCGGTTTAAAACCAATAAATGATATTTATAATAGTATATTTTTATGTAAGTTAGGTCTTATTATATATAATTCTAGTGGAGCTGATGACATAAACTTATTATTGCCTAAATACTTAAGAGATTTCATGCCCGGTTTACCAAGATGATAGAAAATAGCTTTGACGAAATTTTGGATTTTTTACACTCAAAGCGTATTGCGGAAGATTGTAGCTTTTCTGTGATAACAGGCTCAGGTCTCGCCGGAGCTGTTAATAAATTCGCTGAAATTATTCAGCGATTTAAATATACGGAATTGCCTTCTTTCCCAGTGCCAACAGTTATAGGACATACTGGCGAATTACTTGTAGTTAAATTAATGAATAGCAATATTTTAGCTCTTGTCTTTTCAGGGAGAACTCATCTATATGAAGGCGTGAACATAAATAATATCCTGTTTCAAGTTAGGTTAGCTAACTTGTTGAATATTAATAAGATATTTATTACATGCGCCGTAGGTTCTCTAACTGAAAATTCAAAACCCGGGGAACTTGGCCTACTCTCAAATCATATTGATTTCCAGTTATTGGCGGTAAATAGGTTGTCTCAAGTATCGCATAGAAGTATATATGATAAGAATTTGTGTGCAAAGATATATGAAATAGCATTAAATGAGCGAATACCCATTAGAAAAGGGACACTGTGCAGTATTTTGGGTCCAACATATGAAACATGGGCCGAAGCTGGCATGGCACGCTTTATGGGTGCTGATTGGATGTCGATGTCCACAGCGAAGGAGGCAGCCGAAGCCTCAAGGCTGGGGATGAGTGTTGTAGGGATTTCGGGGGTAACGAATTTCGTTAACGATAACGGTATTTCTCATGATAGTGTTATAAATTCAGCAAAAGAATCCTCCGAAAATCTATGGAGATTAATTTATGCTTATGGGAGAAGTTTAGCAAATGAATAATAAAAAAGAAAACAAGGTGCCCTGGTTTAAGAAAAGGCTAAATGGCCCAATCAATCAACCGGCGCGAGAGGTCCCCGACGGACTATGGGTGAAGTGCGAGTCGTGCGGAGAGATCATTTATAAAAAGGAACTTGCTAGAAATCTTTGGGTGTGCAATATGTGCGGGCATCATTTTAGAATCGATGGTACCGAATATATTAACATACTTATCGATGATGGAACATTTGAGGAATATGATGCAGAGATAACATCAACTGATCCAATAACATTCTTAGATTCAAAGAGATATACAGACCGTTTAAAAGATACTATTAATAAAACAGGCATAAATTCCGCCATAATAACAGGTATTGGTAAAATAGAATCAATTCCTGTAAGCTGCGGTTTTATGCAATTCAAGTTTATCGGTGGTTCTATGGGAAGTGCTTTAGGTGAAAAATTTACCAGAGCAGTAGAACGAGCCTTGGAACGCAAAGTGCCCATGATCACTGTGTCAGCTAGCGGTGGCGCTAGGATGCAAGAGTCGATTTTAAGTCTGATGCAAATGGCTAAAACTGGGACTGCGCTTACGAAACTCCATGAAGCCGGATTGCCATATATATCAATTTTGACTAATCCCACTACTGCTGGAGTTATGGCAAGCTACGCAAGCCTCGGCGACGTGATAATTTCAGAACCTAAAGCTCTGCTCGGATTTGCAGGGCCTCGAGTGATCCAGCAGACAATAGGGTCAGAATTGCCACAAGGGTTCCAATCTGCCGAATTTGTTATGGAGCATGGTTTCGTCGATAAAATCACTCCAAGGAGCAAATTAAAGAAAACTGTAAGTGGTTTATTGAATTATATGTTTCAGAATTCAGATTAGAATTATTGCATTGCTACTCATAAGATATATTATGTAAACTTTCAAATAAACAATAACACCTTTGTTTTAATTTATGAAATTGCCTATACTCCCCTGTTTTTTGGTTTCAGCTTACAAAAGAATAGTCAAATAGAAAATTATCTATTTAAAAATAACTATATATTTTGGCGGAAGATTGAGCGAGAAGCAAACTCGCGATGAAAAACTGCGCGGTAGTCGATTTCGGTTTTTCGGAATGAAGAAAATTAAAATAAAGAGAGATTACTTGAGTGGAATGAGTTATCAGAAAAACAAAAGCTATTTTATGGACAAACTCTGCCTTCTGTGGATATAACAATATAAATATCATCGCCGAATTCGAGAATTTGTCCAGGTTTTCCATTAGAGGCATAAAAAGTGGAACTACCTGAACCGCCGTCATGTATGAGGTTAGGACCGAGGTAAATAACTCCGATCCAATTACCCGCAGTAGCTGGCCATTGTTCGTAATCGAAAAGAGAATTCATCGGATCACGGTCTGGACCCGGCCATTCATCAGCATATTGAGGGACTAAGCCAAAAGGCGGAATATTCGGCAATACTTCAGTGGGATAACAACCTTTTTCGGTATAGAATATCGAAAGCGATTGGAAAAAATATTTTAAATAAAGCCGCGCCTGAGTGTATTTGGCCTTCCGTGCGGCTTCGCTGAATCTCGGAATTGCTAAAGCGGATAAAACGCCAATGATAACAACAACTATCATCAACTCGATGAGAGTAAAACCGCTTCGTTTTTCAAATAAAAATCGTTTCATATCATTACAAATAATACGCAATAAATGTGCCATACTACGAAAACAGCATTAGCGCTTGACTACAGGGGATTTGGTGTTACAGATTCGTTTAGTCTTCTGAATACTAATAAAGCAAATTGCAAAATGCAATGATTATTTTTTTAAAATCAACCTCTTTCGGCTCGACAAATCGCCGCTGCTTGCCTTTATATAATAAACACCCGAAGGGTAATCTTGCATGATCAAACGGAACGTTTTCGTTCCTCGTTCTACTGAACCTTGATAAACTGTTTTTATTTTGTTACCGAGAATATTGAAGATCGAAATATCGACATAGTCAAGCGTCTTGGAGCAGACAAATTCCATCTGCGCGGTGGAATTAAAGGGATTTGGTTGTATCTCAATTATCTCGAACAAACCGACTTGATAAGCTTCCATTTCATGAATACCGGTTCCACCGAACTCAAAATCTATACCGGTAATCGTCGAATCCTCATCAAAATCTTCAATATGATGTAAACGCGGAGATTGAATACCACACTCATCTTTATAAGCACCAATCTTCCACTCCCCCGTTCTGGGCGGTAGATTTTCGAAGGAGTAGTTACCATCGATATCGCTAGCGACAAGTTGCCATGAAAGTTGA includes:
- the tsaB gene encoding tRNA (adenosine(37)-N6)-threonylcarbamoyltransferase complex dimerization subunit type 1 TsaB yields the protein MLVLGLDTATSISSIALYDSELGRSLGEISLESIARHSEKLIPNIDFLLSQKQLSYDSIDLIAISIGPGSFTGLRVALSTVKGIAYASHKPVVAVDSLMARAYAGVGIMDKVASCLDAKRGEVFGGIFAVGSNNLSIIKESAIFSIDNFINSCIESKTKFLVTDLADQAVVKPFIDSGLKPINDIYNSIFLCKLGLIIYNSSGADDINLLLPKYLRDFMPGLPR
- a CDS encoding purine-nucleoside phosphorylase, which encodes MIENSFDEILDFLHSKRIAEDCSFSVITGSGLAGAVNKFAEIIQRFKYTELPSFPVPTVIGHTGELLVVKLMNSNILALVFSGRTHLYEGVNINNILFQVRLANLLNINKIFITCAVGSLTENSKPGELGLLSNHIDFQLLAVNRLSQVSHRSIYDKNLCAKIYEIALNERIPIRKGTLCSILGPTYETWAEAGMARFMGADWMSMSTAKEAAEASRLGMSVVGISGVTNFVNDNGISHDSVINSAKESSENLWRLIYAYGRSLANE
- a CDS encoding acetyl-CoA carboxylase carboxyltransferase subunit beta, which produces MNNKKENKVPWFKKRLNGPINQPAREVPDGLWVKCESCGEIIYKKELARNLWVCNMCGHHFRIDGTEYINILIDDGTFEEYDAEITSTDPITFLDSKRYTDRLKDTINKTGINSAIITGIGKIESIPVSCGFMQFKFIGGSMGSALGEKFTRAVERALERKVPMITVSASGGARMQESILSLMQMAKTGTALTKLHEAGLPYISILTNPTTAGVMASYASLGDVIISEPKALLGFAGPRVIQQTIGSELPQGFQSAEFVMEHGFVDKITPRSKLKKTVSGLLNYMFQNSD
- a CDS encoding prepilin-type N-terminal cleavage/methylation domain-containing protein translates to MKRFLFEKRSGFTLIELMIVVVIIGVLSALAIPRFSEAARKAKYTQARLYLKYFFQSLSIFYTEKGCYPTEVLPNIPPFGLVPQYADEWPGPDRDPMNSLFDYEQWPATAGNWIGVIYLGPNLIHDGGSGSSTFYASNGKPGQILEFGDDIYIVISTEGRVCP